In the Fibrobacter sp. UWR3 genome, ATCTTGCTCGGGGTCGCGCTCACGCTCGTCATCTTCCCGCTTTCGGGCCATATCCCGCAATGGATGGGCCTCACCGAGGAACCCGCGAAATACGCGATGATGTTCCTGAGCGTCGTCTCGTTCGGGTTCGCCTTCCGTGCATTGCAGACAATCCTCACCGCGCTCATCGCTACGCACGGCCTTACCGTATGGAACCTCGTGGGCAACACGCTCACCATCGCGAGTAACGCCGGCCTGAACGTCGTGTTCCTCGAAGGGTATTTCGGGCTTCCCAAGATGGGTGTTTACGGCGTGGCCCTCGCGACAGCGCTCTCGTGGCTGATATCTTCGGGCATCTTGTGGATGGTGCTCAAGTTCAAGGTAAAGCACCAGAGCAGGGCCCGCGACTGGAAGCGCTCCCGCATACTCCTCCCCGACTGGATCCGCATCGGCCTCCCCGCCGCCGCGGAGCCCATCAGTTTCCAGCTTTTCCAGGTATTCATCACCGCGATGGTCGTGTACGTGGGCACCACCGCGATGACTGCCCGCGTGTTCGCGGGTAACTTCGCCGCCCTTTCCGTGATTCTCGGGGTTGGCCTCGGCAGCGGAAACCAGATTCTCGTGGCGCATCTCGTGGGCGCGCACGATTTTGTGAAGGCGAACCGCCGCGTTTACCAGACGCTCGCCGTGGGCATCACAAGCGGGCTCTTGCTCTCGATAATCGTCGCGCTTTTGGGCGAACACCTGCTACGGCTCTACACCGACAAT is a window encoding:
- a CDS encoding MATE family efflux transporter, whose translation is MRGPQKDVKDRSLISLSWPLILTFAVGMIQPMMDSWFLSRTSETAAAGVGAMLPILGALFTALHAFAQSGASIVSQYIGAKQNSHANSTQTMVLFGSILLGVALTLVIFPLSGHIPQWMGLTEEPAKYAMMFLSVVSFGFAFRALQTILTALIATHGLTVWNLVGNTLTIASNAGLNVVFLEGYFGLPKMGVYGVALATALSWLISSGILWMVLKFKVKHQSRARDWKRSRILLPDWIRIGLPAAAEPISFQLFQVFITAMVVYVGTTAMTARVFAGNFAALSVILGVGLGSGNQILVAHLVGAHDFVKANRRVYQTLAVGITSGLLLSIIVALLGEHLLRLYTDNPEVLRLGKICLWCDVAVQPFKAVNFILTTSLRAAGDSKFPAIVGSGMMWTLGLATSLILAFVVGLGLPGLWLGMASDEFYRSFANIWRWRSGRWKSKAVV